One segment of Sesamum indicum cultivar Zhongzhi No. 13 linkage group LG4, S_indicum_v1.0, whole genome shotgun sequence DNA contains the following:
- the LOC105159991 gene encoding uncharacterized protein LOC105159991, whose product MSSSNSPQTHQPKSTQLHRIPESRIPIQETSDPPRDTKTAGVQENPAEKETLLARDSEEPKYPVQETLSEGAEGEEDVEGECGFCLFMKGGGCIETFIEWEKCVEEGEKNKEDIVEKCFQATAALKKCMEAHSDYYAPLLQAEKAAKQLEEQKERSNNQGGGGEGMGKKEKE is encoded by the coding sequence ATGTCTTCTTCAAATTCTCCGcaaacccatcaaccaaaatCCACCCAGCTGCACAGAATCCCAGAATCAAGGATCCCAATTCAAGAAACCTCTGATCCACCAAGAGATACAAAGACAGCGGGAGTCCAAGAAAATCCAGCAGAAAAGGAGACCCTTTTGGCGAGGGATTCGGAAGAACCCAAGTACCCAGTTCAGGAGACCCTTTCAGAGGGAGCCGAGGGAGAAGAAGACGTGGAAGGTGAATGTGGGTTTTGCTTGTTTATGAAAGGGGGCGGATGCATAGAGACGTTTATAGAATGGGAGAAGTGTGTGGAGGAAGGagagaagaacaaagaggatATCGTGGAGAAGTGTTTTCAGGCAACTGCAGCTCTTAAGAAGTGCATGGAGGCGCATTCCGATTATTACGCTCCTCTTTTGCAGGCCGAGAAGGCTGCGAAGCAGTTGGAGGAACAGAAAGAAAGGTCGAATAACCAAGGAGGAGGAGGTGAAGGAATgggaaagaaggaaaaggaataA
- the LOC105159990 gene encoding phosphate transporter PHO1 homolog 3-like produces the protein MKFGKEFASQMVPEWQEAYMNYEFLKTLLKEIQLFRQRNRPAAAGSNGLRRNLTLYRAFSGLTKRGTSPRTEAASDIENQVILVNNVRRDGVEGSETMFLMAADEGGEYELVYFKRLDDEFNKVIKFYKSKMEEVMEEAAVLDKQMNALIAFRVKVVNPRGWTNSLEETAQLASDVAASRAVLLATTPSAARASRRAAMDAIDEESSSSQGTSDESGDDNKHRREMELVKIKTRDYKQNDIRAIRPAPLEILQHVKFNTSQETPRSTIKGFLNLPNQTDLKFSKDNLKRAEDQLKKAFVEFYHKLRLLKNYSFLNIMAFSKIMKKYDKIASRSASKPYMKMVDNSYLGSSDEVSKLMERVEVTFIKHFSNSNRSKGMNILRPKKKRERHRVTFSMGFLVGCTFALIMALVLIIRARNLLDKAGRVLYMETMFPLYSLFGFIVLHMLMYAANIYFWRRYRVNYSFIFGFKEGTELGYREVLLLGFCLSVLALASVLANLDMEMDPVTQDYKAITELLPLGLVLLVVVIMLCPLNIIYRSSRFFLLVCIFHCVLAPLYKVSLPDFFLADQLTSQVQALRSLEFYICYYGWGDYRLRQNSCKTNDVFNTFSFIVAGVPYWWRLLQCLRRLYEEKDAKQGYNGLKYLSTIVAVCARTAYTLNRGDTWKLVAWIASIIATIYSTYWDIVMDWGLFQRSSKNRWLRDKLLIPHKTVYFVAIVLNVLLRLAWMQTVMNIKIFSLHRQTMVALVASLEIIRRGLWNFFRLENEHLNNVGKYRAFKSVPLPFNYDEDEDKDE, from the exons ATGAAGTTTGGTAAGGAATTTGCATCACAAATGGTGCCAGAATGGCAAGAAGCATACATGAATTACGAGTTCTTGAAAACTCTGTTGAAAGAAATCCAACTCTTCAGGCAAAGAAACCGGCCGGCCGCAGCAGGATCGAACGGCCTGAGGCGAAACCTCACCCTGTATAGAGCCTTCAGTGGACTAACAAAGAGGGGAACTTCTCCGAGAACAGAAGCAGCATCTGATATAGAAAATCAGGTCATTCTCGTGAACAATGTCAGACGGGACGGGGTGGAAGGCTCGGAGACGATGTTTCTCATGGCAGCAGACGAAGGAGGAGAATACGAGCTTGTTTATTTCAAACGGTTGGACGATGAGTTTAATAAGGTAATAAAGTTTTACAAGTCCAAAATGGAGGAGGTAATGGAGGAAGCTGCTGTTTTGGATAAGCAAATGAATGCTCTAATTGCGTTTCGAGTAAAGGTGGTGAATCCGAGGGGATGGACGAATAGTTTGGAGGAAACTGCTCAGCTTGCTTCAGATGTTGCAGCTTCTAGAGCTGTATTGTTGGCTACTACTCCATCTGCAGCTAGAGCAAGTA GAAGGGCTGCAATGGATGCGATAGACGAAGAGAGTTCAAGCAGTCAGGGTACATCTGATGAATCGGGAGATGATAATAAACATAGGAGGGAGATGGAACTAGTGAAAATTAAGACCCGAGATTACAAGCAGAATGACATCAGGGCCATTAGACCAGCACCTTTGGAGATACTTCAGCATGTGAAGTTTAACACTAGTCAAGAAACTCCTCGATCGACAATTAAAGGTTTTCTCAATCTTCCGAACCAAACAGACCTGAAGTTCAGCAAGGATAATTTGAAGAGAGCAGAAGACCAACTTAAGAAGGCTTTTGTCGAATTCTACCATAAACTAAGGCTTCTGAAGAACTACAG CTTCCTGAATATCATGGCGTTCTCGAAAATCATGAAGAAATACGATAAG ATTGCTTCAAGAAGCGCTTCAAAACCATATATGAAAATGGTTGATAATTCCTACCTCGGCAGCTCTGACGAG GTCAGCAAGTTAATGGAAAGGGTAGAAGTTACTTTCATCAAGCATTTCTCCAACTCAAACCGCAGTAAAGGGATGAATATCTTAAGGCCAAAGAAGAAGAGGGAAAGGCATAGAGTAACATTCTCTATGG GATTTCTCGTAGGCTGCACATTCGCTCTTATAATGGCCCTCGTTTTAATCATTCGTGCACGTAATCTCCTGGATAAAGCTGGGCGAGTACTTTACATGGAAACTATGTTTCCACTTTACAG CTTGTTTGGCTTCATTGTTCTACACATGCTGATGTATGCTGCAAACATATACTTCTGGAGGCGATATCGAGTCAACTATTCGTTCATATTTGGTTTCAAAGAAGGAACAGAACTGGGGTACAGAGAGGTTCTGCTCCTTGGTTTCTGTCTAAGTGTGCTAGCTCTGGCCAGTGTACTTGCCAATCTGGATATGGAAATGGATCCAGTGACTCAAGACTATAAAGCCATAACAGAACTCCTTCCTCTTGGCTTAgtattg CTAGTGGTTGTGATTATGCTCTGCCCTTTAAACATCATATACCGTTCAAGTCGGTTTTTCTTGCTCGTCTGCATATTCCATTGTGTCTTAGCTCCTCTCTATAAG GTTTCTCTACCAGACTTCTTCTTAGCAGACCAGCTTACAAGCCAG GTTCAAGCTCTTAGGAGTCTAGAGTTTTATATTTGCTACTATGGTTGGGGAGACTACAGACTAAGACAAAACAGTTGCAAAACGAACGATGTTTTCAACACGTTCTCTTTCATTGTAGCTGGAGTACCATACTGGTGGCGCCTCCTTCAG TGTCTCCGCCGCCTGTATGAAGAGAAAGATGCTAAGCAAGGATACAACGGCTTGAAATACTTGTCAACAATCGTTGCAGTTTGTGCCAGAACAGCTTACACTCTCAACAGAGGAGATACCTGGAAGTTAGTAGCTTGGATAGCCTCAATAATTGCGACGATCTATAGCACATACTGGGACATTGTTATGGACTGGGGTCTTTTCCAGCGGAGCTCCAAGAACCGATGGTTGAGAGACAAGCTGCTTATCCCACACAAAACTGTTTATTTTGTAGCCATA GTCTTGAATGTGTTGTTGAGGTTAGCCTGGATGCAGACTGTGatgaatatcaaaattttttccTTGCATAGGCAGACAATGGTTGCACTTGTGGCTTCTCTAGAGATTATTCGTCGTGGTTTATGGAACTTTTTCAG GCTGGAGAATGAACATCTTAACAATGTTGGCAAGTATCGTGCTTTCAAATCAGTGCCATTACCTTTCAACTACGATGAAGATGAGGACAAAGATGAGTAG
- the LOC105159992 gene encoding vesicle transport v-SNARE 12, producing MSQVYEGYERQYCELSANLSRKCNSAAALPDGEKKKQEVSELQAGLDDADVLIRKMDLEARSLQPSLKATLLAKLREYKSDLNKLKREVKKLAMPNQPGHEELLESGMAGMHEVSANQRDRLAMSTERLNQSTDRLRESRRAALETEELGVSILEDLHQQRETLLHSHKKLSDVDSAIDKSKKVLTSMSRRISRNKWIVGSIIAALILAIIIVLYFKIFH from the exons ATGAGCCAAGTGTACGAAGGATATGAAAGACAGTACTGTGAACTGTCCGCGAATCTGTCGAGGAAATGCAATTCGGCTGCTGCTCTTCCGGATGGAG agaagaagaaacaagagGTCTCTGAACTACAAGCAGGACTGGATGATGCTGATGTTTTG ATTCGGAAGATGGATCTTGAGGCTAGAAGTTTACAGCCAAGCTTGAAAGCTACTTTACTCGCCAAGCTTAGGGAATATAAATCTGATCTGAATAAGTTGAAAAGAGAAGTGAAGAAACTGGCAATGCCTAATCAACCGGGTCATGAGGAGTTGTTAGAATCTGGAATGGCTGGTATGCATGAG GTTTCTGCAAATCAAAGGGATAGATTGGCCATGTCAACTGAGAGGCTGAATCAATCTACTGACAGACTCAGGGAAAGCCGGAGAGCTGCCCTGGAGACAGAAGAGCTCGGTGTATCAATCCTCGAAGATTTGCATCAGCAACGTGAAACTCTGTTACATTCCCACAAAAAG CTTTCTGATGTAGATAGTGCCATTGATAAAAGTAAAAAGGTATTGACTTCCATGTCTAGAAGGATAAGCAGGAATAAGTGGATCGTTGGCTCCATTATTGCTGCACTTATCCTGGCGATCATAATTGTTctgtatttcaaaatttttcactGA
- the LOC105159993 gene encoding glutelin type-B 5-like: MELDLTPKLAKKLYGGDGGAYYAWCPNELPMLREGNIGAAKLALEKNGFALPRYSDSAKVAYVLQGSGVAGIVLPEKEEKVLPIKKGDAIALPFGVVTWWYNKEDTELVVLFLGDTSKAHKSGSFTDFFLTGSNGIFTGFSTEFVSRAWDLEESVVKTLVGSQSKTGIVKLDPSCKMPEPKKEHYNGMALNCEEAPLDVDIKDGGKVVVLNTKNLPLVGEVGLGADLVRLNGKAMCSPGFSCDSALQVTYIVRGSGRVQVVGVDGKRVLETTIKAGNLFIVPRFFVVSKIADPDGMDWFSIITTPNPIFTHLAGRTSVWKALSPEVLQAAFGVPPDVEQKFSSKRKAEEIFFPPPN; the protein is encoded by the exons ATGGAGCTTGATTTGACACCCAAGTTGGCCAAGAAGCTATACGGCGGTGATGGTGGCGCGTACTACGCGTGGTGCCCCAATGAGCTGCCGATGCTTCGTGAAGGCAACATCGGTGCGGCCAAGCTCGCGCTTGAGAAGAACGGCTTTGCGCTGCCTCGCTACTCCGATTCCGCTAAGGTTGCTTATGTTCTTCAAG GTAGTGGAGTGGCTGGTATAGTCCTCCcggagaaagaagaaaaggtgCTCCCAATCAAGAAGGGAGACGCAATTGCCCTACCTTTTGGTGTAGTCACCTGGTGGTACAACAAGGAGGACACTGAGCTAGTTGTCCTGTTCCTTGGTGATACCTCGAAAGCCCATAAATCCGGTTCTTTCACCGACTTCTTCTTGACTGGTTCTAATGGCATCTTCACTGGCTTCTCAACGGAGTTTGTGAGCAGAGCATGGGACTTGGAGGAGAGCGTTGTTAAAACCCTGGTTGGTAGCCAATCAAAAACAGGAATCGTCAAGCTCGATCCCAGTTGCAAGATGCCAGAGCCCAAGAAGGAACACTATAATGGCATGGCATTGAACTGTGAGGAAGCTCCATTGGATGTAGATATCAAGGATGGTGGAAAGGTAGTGGTTCTCAACACTAAGAACCTACCTTTGGTTGGTGAAGTTGGACTGGGGGCAGATCTTGTTAGGCTGAATGGGAAGGCTATGTGCTCTCCAGGTTTCTCTTGCGACTCTGCTTTGCAGGTCACCTACATTGTCAGGGGAAGCGGCCGGGTTCAGGTGGTTGGGGTTGATGGCAAGCGTGTCTTGGAAACAACTATTAAGGCTGGTAATCTCTTCATTGTTCCAAGGTTCTTTGTTGTGTCAAAGATTGCTGATCCTGATGGTATGGACTGGTTCTCGATCATCACTACTCCAAACCCTATTTTCACTCATCTGGCCGGAAGGACTTCTGTTTGGAAGGCACTGTCTCCAGAAGTGCTACAGGCAGCTTTTGGTGTTCCTCCAGATGTTGAACAGAAGTTTAGCTCAAAGAGGAAGGCTGAGGAGATCTTCTTTCCACCACCAAACTGA